The genomic DNA AACGGCTTGCGCCACTCCTTTTGCAGTTACGCCTTTGCGCTTCATGGCGAGATACAGGCCGCCCAACAAGCTGGCCACGCCCCCGGGATGCTGCACGCCAACTACAAGAGCCTGGCCACGGCCAAAGAGGCCCGGGCTTGGTTCGCTGTGCGACCTGCCAAGGGCGAGGGCAACGTGATTACACTGCCCGCGCGGCAGGAGGGTCAATGAAACAGGCTGCCAAGCGTGAAGGCCGGGCGCCGGCGGCTGTTTTTGTGGAGCGCAGTGAAGCAGGCCGTGCTCTCCGGCGGCCTGGAATGACGCCGCGAAAACCAAGACGGCGCAATAACCCGCAACGCCCGCTTGACGTTGCATAACGCATGGCGTTATAGTGCCCGCAGATGATACGCAGCTTCGCGTGCAAGGAAACCGAGCGGCTGTTCAACGATGAACCGGCACGGCGGTTGCCCCAGCAGATTCAGCGCGTGGCGCGGCGCAAATTGCTCCTGTTGCATCAGGCGCGGCGCCTGAATGACCTGCGCGCGCCGTATGGCAACCATTTGGAAGCCCTGAAAGACGACCGAAAAGGCCAGCATAGCATCCGCGTCAATGATCAGTGGCGGATTTGCTTCCGCTGGCAAGGCGAAGATGCGTTGGACGTTGAAATTGCGGACTACCATTGAACACTATGAAAACGACCAAACTGCCCCCGATTCATCCGGGCGAAATTCTCCGCGAAGAATTCATGAAACCGCGCGGCTTGTCGCAGAACGCTTTGGCGCGGGCCTTGAACGTGCCTCCCCGCCGCATCAACGAAATCGTTTTGGAAAAACGCGCCATCACGGCGGACACCGCGTTGCGCCTGGGGCGCTTCTTTGGCACGAGCGCGGAAATGTGGACGGGCTTGCAGGCCGACTACGACTTGCGCCTGGCGCGTTACCACAAGGCGCGAACCATCGAGCGCGAAGTCGAACCGCTCGCGGCCTAAGCTGCCTGGCTATTCACGTGTAGCCACCCCCAGGCCGTTCCGGCTT from Verrucomicrobiia bacterium includes the following:
- a CDS encoding type II toxin-antitoxin system RelE/ParE family toxin, whose product is MIRSFACKETERLFNDEPARRLPQQIQRVARRKLLLLHQARRLNDLRAPYGNHLEALKDDRKGQHSIRVNDQWRICFRWQGEDALDVEIADYH
- a CDS encoding HigA family addiction module antitoxin; the encoded protein is MKTTKLPPIHPGEILREEFMKPRGLSQNALARALNVPPRRINEIVLEKRAITADTALRLGRFFGTSAEMWTGLQADYDLRLARYHKARTIEREVEPLAA